One Sediminispirochaeta bajacaliforniensis DSM 16054 genomic window, GCAGTGGAGCCACTCAGACCGAGGCGATGAACCAGGCTAAGATTGCGGCGGTGCGTAAAGCTTCGGCCGATCTGCTCGGCGTTGCCGCCGCGGCAGCAAAACGAGATGAAGTTGAGACGGCTCTTTTTGGCAAGGGCGGCGTCAATGCATATGTGTACAATGATTCCATGGAGATTATCGACCGTGGGGGATCGGATGGCGATTTTTCCTTAACCCTTGGTATTAAAATCAACCTTGAATCTGTTGCTGCGGTCCTCCGTGGCGCCGGCATCTACGGCGGACAGGTGTTACCCCAGGGGGGCGAGGTCGCTCTTGTCGATCAGCCGAGGCCTGCCATTTCCGCTCCGCAGCCTGCAACCGCAACTACCGAAGCTACCCCTTCCGCCGGACAGGAAGAAGTTCCTGAAGAGGCGTCTGCTTCGACGTCCGGCGAGATCGATCCGCAGGAAGCCGCATTAATTCAGGATATCGTAGGTAATCTCAGTTACATGGTCTACTACGATGAAGAAAGCGTCACCGATCAGTTTCTTGCCACCACCGCGGTCGGTATGGCCAACAAGTATCTTGCACAGAACGGTATGAACTATGTCGACTTGGAGCAGATCGAACGGCTCAAGAAGGACCAGGAGATGGCCTATGAGGAAGAGACCGGACAGTCCATCTCGATGATTCAGTGGATCGCAAATAAACTTAATGCAGATATTTACATTGAGATTGCCGTCGATGCGAATTCGGAAACCAAGAGTGGCCGTTATTACGGCAGCGCAAGTGTAAACCTGAAGAATTTCGATGCCTCTACCGGGAGTGGCAGGGGAACTGCTTATTATCAAACCGTACCTCCTGCCATGAGCACCGTAAGCGAGAAGGATGCCCTCAACAACGCCGTTGCTTCGGCCACCTATAACGCAATACAGAAGGCGATCGAACAGGCGCAGTTGTATACCCGACAGGAGCTGAGCCAGGGAATTAAGTATACGTTGGTGATTCAGAATACGCCCGACTCCAGAATGATGAGGAACTTTGAGAAGAAGATAGAACGCAAGGTCAAGAATATCCGAAAATTGAGCTATGCTCCTGAAGAAAGTCGGTATGAGGTGCGCCTTATCGGGCGTATTACCGATCTCGAAGATTTGGTCTACGATGCAACCGAAGGGGTTTCCGGAATGGAAGGAACCTTCCTTGTGTTTCAGCGGGGTAATTCCATCACTTTCGATACAGGACTATAAGATGAGAAAGATGCGCAAAACGAGTTTTATTCTTTCGGGATTCATTATTCTCTCATTTCTCTTCGGCTGTGCTTCTTCGGGCTCCGATAGATCGGGAAGCGATCGCCCTTCATGGGTGATGACGCCTCCTGCGGATACTTCCGACGAGGTCTTTTTTGTCGGTTCCGGTTCGAATCCGGACGGTGATGAGGCCGCGGCCCGGCAGGCGGCTACCGGCGATCTTGTTGCATCGATTACCCGCTTCCTTGGTGTAAAGGTAACCGCCGATACTACTGTTGAAGCGAAGGATACCCTTGATTCGTTTACCACGAGCCTCGAGCAGACGATCAAGGAGAGCAGCAAGGCCCAGATAGGTGATTTTCGCATTCGGGATACCTACAGCGAGAAGCAGGGTGGGATTGCAAATGTCTATATTCTTGCGGCCTATGACAAGGAATCCCTCTTAAAGGAGCAGGCCCGGATTCAGGCTGTCTTTGCAGAACAGCGCGAGGCCATCTCCGGCCCCGAAGCCGAGGGCGATTCACTTGCTTCTTCCGGTTCCTGGTACCGGGCTGCAGTCAAATATCTTGAAGCCGCATTGGCTGCCTCAAGTTCCGAGGTGGATAATGCCGCCATCAAGTACGAGCGAAACATGAATAAAGCGCGGAGGGCGGTTCAGGCGATTACCATTGTTCGCTTGAACGACAACCTTTCGGCTGATATGAACAAACCCTTTGGGGAGGGGTTTCGTGCCAAGGTTTCTTCCGAGGCAGGGGCTCTTTCAGATGTTCCTGTGAGGGTGACCTATAAAACCTTGGGGCGAAATAATCGGACGCAGATACAAGTCGAGACGGTAAAGAGCGGATCCGGCGGTGGAGTGGAATTTCTTCCTCCTCCTCCCGATTTTGTCGGAAAAGAGACCCTTTCCATGGGTATCGATCTTTCGGATGCGCTTGAGAGTTTAGAGAATGTACCGGATGCCCTCTATCCCCAACTTGAGGCCCTCGAACAGCTGATCGGGACAAAAGAGGTAAGCTTTTCCTATACCGTGGAAAGCCGGGCGAAGGAGGTCGCTACGGCGGTCATGATCGTCGATGTCGATAACGGCGGGAATGCCACCGGACGGACGGAGACGGCTTCGGGGCTCTTGGAGGCCCTCAGCAGCCAGGGCTTTAAGGTCGGAACCGTTACCCCCTTTTCGAACCTTCAGGGTTCCAGCGATGCGGCCGTTATCAGAAATGCCGCAACTAGCTTCGGAAATCAGTACGGAAGAATCATCTTCGGTACCGTCGGAATCAGCGATTTTCGAGAGGGAGACGGCCGTTTTACGGTAAAGGTCTCCGGAGACATCAAGGTTGCCGACCTTTCGAGTGGAGATATCCTTTACTCGTCCGGAACAAAATTCAAGACGGCTCTTGGCAACAATGCTCAGAGTGCGATGAGTGCCGCTTTTAAACAATTCGGTAAGATGATCGGCGATTCCATGGCCAACAGCCTGCCGTGATTTTCGTTTTAGAAAACCTTCTCGACCCCGAAGTTCTTTAACTGAATTTCGGGGTCGTTTGTTATGAGGCCGTCCACACCCCTATGAAGAAGCATTTTCCCGCTGGCGGGATCGTCGACGGTCCAGGGAATTACGGCACGACCTTCAACCCTTCGGTACCATGCCGTGGCAAAGG contains:
- a CDS encoding DUF6175 family protein; the protein is MKKKNSIVKIGAAFSVVFVLLLAGCASTGGGPAASGKQAAASATPVPSPVYYGSGSGATQTEAMNQAKIAAVRKASADLLGVAAAAAKRDEVETALFGKGGVNAYVYNDSMEIIDRGGSDGDFSLTLGIKINLESVAAVLRGAGIYGGQVLPQGGEVALVDQPRPAISAPQPATATTEATPSAGQEEVPEEASASTSGEIDPQEAALIQDIVGNLSYMVYYDEESVTDQFLATTAVGMANKYLAQNGMNYVDLEQIERLKKDQEMAYEEETGQSISMIQWIANKLNADIYIEIAVDANSETKSGRYYGSASVNLKNFDASTGSGRGTAYYQTVPPAMSTVSEKDALNNAVASATYNAIQKAIEQAQLYTRQELSQGIKYTLVIQNTPDSRMMRNFEKKIERKVKNIRKLSYAPEESRYEVRLIGRITDLEDLVYDATEGVSGMEGTFLVFQRGNSITFDTGL